In one Melaminivora jejuensis genomic region, the following are encoded:
- a CDS encoding substrate-binding domain-containing protein, which translates to MYRRSLVALAALAATAALSTSALAQSEIRIAHIYSKTGPLEAYGKQTQTGLMMGLNYATGGTMAVNGKKLVVLEKDDQGKPDLGKSLLAAAYSDDKADLAVGPTSSGVALAMLPVAEEYKKILLVEPAVADSITGDKWNKYIFRTGRNSSQDAISNAVAIDKPGVTIATLAQDYAFGRDGVKAFKDALKNAKLVHEEYLPTNTTDFTAGAQRLIDKLKDQPGRKIIWIVWAGAGNPFKIADLDLKRYGIEIATGGNILPAMASYKNFPGMEGATYYYFGIPKNPVNEALVAEHYREFKSPPDFFTAGGFSAAMAIVAALKKTGGETRANTLIKAMEGMSFETPKGLMTFRREDHQAMQSMYHFKIKADPAFAWGVPELVREIKPEEMQIPIRNQR; encoded by the coding sequence ATGTATCGCCGCTCCCTGGTGGCCCTGGCCGCCCTCGCAGCCACCGCCGCGCTGTCCACCTCCGCCCTGGCCCAGTCCGAGATCCGCATCGCCCACATCTACAGCAAGACCGGGCCGCTGGAGGCCTACGGCAAACAGACCCAGACCGGCCTGATGATGGGCTTGAACTACGCCACTGGCGGCACCATGGCCGTCAACGGCAAGAAGCTGGTGGTGCTGGAAAAGGACGATCAGGGCAAGCCCGACCTGGGCAAGAGCCTGCTGGCGGCGGCCTACTCGGACGACAAGGCCGATCTGGCGGTCGGCCCGACCTCCTCGGGCGTGGCGCTGGCCATGCTGCCGGTGGCCGAGGAGTACAAGAAGATTTTGCTGGTCGAGCCGGCCGTGGCCGACTCCATCACCGGCGACAAGTGGAACAAATACATCTTCCGCACCGGGCGCAACTCCAGCCAGGACGCCATCAGCAATGCCGTGGCCATCGACAAGCCGGGCGTCACCATCGCCACACTGGCGCAGGATTACGCCTTTGGCCGCGATGGCGTGAAAGCCTTCAAGGACGCGCTCAAGAATGCCAAGCTGGTACACGAGGAGTACCTGCCCACCAACACCACCGACTTCACCGCCGGCGCCCAGCGCCTGATCGACAAGCTCAAGGATCAGCCCGGGCGCAAGATCATCTGGATCGTCTGGGCCGGCGCGGGCAACCCGTTCAAGATCGCCGACCTGGACTTGAAGCGCTACGGCATCGAGATCGCCACCGGCGGCAACATCCTGCCGGCCATGGCCAGCTACAAGAACTTCCCCGGCATGGAGGGCGCGACGTACTACTATTTCGGCATCCCCAAGAACCCGGTCAACGAGGCCCTGGTGGCCGAGCACTATCGTGAGTTCAAGTCGCCGCCGGACTTCTTCACCGCCGGGGGCTTTTCCGCTGCCATGGCCATCGTCGCCGCGCTGAAGAAGACCGGCGGCGAAACCCGCGCCAACACCCTGATCAAGGCCATGGAGGGCATGAGCTTCGAGACGCCCAAGGGCTTGATGACCTTCAGGCGCGAAGACCACCAGGCCATGCAGAGCATGTACCACTTCAAGATCAAGGCCGACCCGGCCTTTGCCTGGGGCGTGCCCGAGCTGGTGCGCGAGATCAAGCCCGAAGAGATGCAGATCCCCATCCGCAATCAGCGCTGA
- a CDS encoding AAA family ATPase, producing MARKQLPIGIQTLAKIRAKDCYYVDKTPIALRLIAQGSYFFLSRPRRFGKSLFLDTLKELFEGNRALFEGLHAEQHWDWSVKYPVLRFSFGGGMVQDAADLQSRLDSHLKRYEDETGCPRTDSSHAERFRSLIHHLAEQTGQRVVVLIDEYDKPILDRIEDQDVALQLREVLKDFYSVIKDSDAHIRFALLTGVSKFSKVSIFSGLNNLEDITISPEYSSICGYTDHDVDTVFAPELPGLDRGEIRRWYNGYSWRGESVYNPSMCCCCFATASSSPTGSRPARPPFWSSCSRGGASSRPRWKTSSSRPRCCRASRWTTSPPKRCCSRPATSPSPASATAPGGWRCSCPIPTWKSRPA from the coding sequence ATGGCCCGCAAGCAACTCCCCATCGGCATCCAGACCCTGGCCAAGATCCGTGCCAAGGACTGCTACTACGTGGACAAGACGCCGATTGCGCTGCGGCTGATAGCGCAAGGCTCGTACTTTTTCCTGTCGCGTCCGAGGCGCTTCGGCAAGAGCCTGTTCCTGGACACGCTCAAGGAGCTGTTCGAGGGTAACCGGGCGCTGTTCGAGGGGTTGCACGCCGAGCAGCACTGGGATTGGTCAGTCAAGTACCCGGTGCTGCGCTTCAGCTTTGGCGGTGGCATGGTGCAGGATGCTGCCGACCTGCAATCACGCCTGGACTCGCACCTCAAGCGCTATGAGGACGAAACCGGCTGCCCGCGCACCGACAGCAGCCACGCCGAGCGCTTTCGCAGCCTGATCCACCATCTGGCCGAGCAGACCGGCCAGCGCGTGGTGGTGCTGATCGACGAATACGACAAGCCCATCCTCGACCGCATCGAAGACCAGGACGTGGCGCTGCAGCTGCGCGAGGTGCTCAAGGACTTTTATTCCGTCATCAAGGACAGCGACGCGCACATCCGCTTTGCCTTGCTGACCGGTGTATCCAAGTTCAGCAAGGTGAGCATCTTCTCGGGCCTGAACAACCTGGAAGACATCACCATCAGCCCCGAGTACAGCAGCATCTGCGGCTACACCGACCACGATGTGGACACCGTCTTTGCGCCCGAGCTGCCCGGCCTGGATCGAGGCGAGATCCGGCGCTGGTACAACGGCTACAGCTGGCGCGGCGAGTCGGTCTACAACCCTTCGATGTGCTGCTGCTGTTTCGCAACCGCCAGTTCCAGCCCTACTGGTTCGAGACCGGCACGCCCACCTTTTTGGTCAAGCTGCTCACGCGGCGGCGCCAGTTCACGCCCGCGCTGGAAAACGTCTTCGAGTCGGCCACGCTGCTGTCGAGCTTCGAGGTGGACAACATCGCCACCGAAGCGCTGCTGTTCCAGGCCGGCTACCTCACCATCACCGGCGAGCGCTACCGCCCCGGGCGGCTGGCGCTGCAGCTGTCCTATCCCAACCTGGAAGTCAAGACCAGCCTGA
- a CDS encoding PD-(D/E)XK nuclease domain-containing protein, whose product MVLEDATNQGRIDMALRWLGQTWLFEFKVVELVPEGRAIEQLQQKNYADKYRASGPVHLVGVEFSRESRNIVAFDTLTVGS is encoded by the coding sequence ATGGTGCTGGAGGACGCCACCAACCAAGGCCGCATCGACATGGCGCTGCGCTGGCTGGGGCAGACCTGGCTGTTCGAGTTCAAGGTCGTGGAGCTGGTGCCTGAAGGGCGGGCCATCGAGCAGCTGCAACAGAAAAACTACGCCGACAAATACCGCGCCAGCGGGCCGGTGCATCTGGTGGGCGTGGAGTTCAGCCGCGAGAGCCGCAACATCGTGGCATTCGATACGCTGACCGTGGGTAGCTGA
- a CDS encoding SDR family oxidoreductase, which translates to MARTVQQLFDLSGKTALVTGGSRGLGLQMAHALGEAGARIVLSSRKAQDLQEAAAELQAAGIDAQWIAADCASEDDIQRLARETLALLGHVDILVNNAGASWGAPAEDHPTAAWDKVMNLNVRGYFLLSQAIAKGSMIGRKGGRIINIASIAGLGGNPAQMKTIAYNTSKGAVINFTRALAGEWGGYGITVNAICPGFFKTKMATVLIEQLGEEKMALQAPLRRLGDDEDLKGITLLYASDAGKHITGQWLAVDGGVSALVG; encoded by the coding sequence ATGGCACGCACGGTGCAGCAACTTTTCGATCTTTCCGGCAAGACTGCCCTGGTCACGGGCGGCTCGCGCGGCCTGGGCCTGCAGATGGCCCATGCCCTGGGCGAGGCCGGCGCGCGCATCGTGCTCAGCTCGCGCAAGGCGCAGGACTTGCAGGAGGCCGCCGCCGAACTGCAGGCCGCTGGCATCGACGCCCAGTGGATCGCCGCCGACTGCGCCAGCGAGGACGACATCCAGCGCCTGGCGCGCGAGACGCTGGCCCTGCTCGGCCACGTGGACATCCTGGTCAACAACGCCGGCGCCAGCTGGGGCGCACCGGCCGAAGACCACCCCACCGCCGCCTGGGACAAGGTCATGAACCTGAACGTGCGCGGCTACTTCCTGCTGTCGCAGGCGATTGCCAAGGGCAGCATGATCGGGCGCAAGGGCGGGCGCATCATCAACATTGCCTCCATTGCCGGCCTGGGCGGCAACCCGGCGCAGATGAAGACCATCGCCTACAACACCTCCAAGGGCGCAGTCATCAATTTCACGCGCGCGCTGGCCGGCGAGTGGGGCGGCTACGGCATCACCGTCAACGCCATCTGCCCGGGCTTCTTCAAGACCAAGATGGCCACTGTGCTGATCGAGCAGCTGGGCGAGGAAAAAATGGCCCTCCAGGCGCCGCTGCGCCGCCTGGGCGACGACGAAGACCTCAAGGGCATCACGCTGCTGTACGCCAGCGACGCCGGCAAGCACATCACCGGCCAGTGGCTGGCGGTGGACGGCGGCGTGAGCGCGCTGGTCGGCTGA
- a CDS encoding PaaI family thioesterase, with amino-acid sequence MLDFGADIPFIRELGVTLHHMADGESELRYQVQPRHTNSFAVAHGGVTMTLLDVAMAVAARSVTPDMGVVTIEMKTSFMQPSRGALVARGRLLHRTRSTAFAEATVHDQEGRLCSQSTGTFRYVPRADASAQPATD; translated from the coding sequence GTGCTGGACTTCGGCGCCGACATCCCCTTCATCCGCGAGCTGGGTGTCACGCTGCACCACATGGCCGATGGCGAGTCCGAGCTGCGCTACCAGGTGCAGCCGCGCCACACCAACTCCTTTGCCGTGGCGCACGGCGGCGTCACCATGACGCTGCTGGACGTGGCCATGGCCGTGGCGGCGCGCAGCGTGACGCCCGACATGGGCGTGGTCACCATCGAGATGAAGACCAGCTTCATGCAGCCCTCGCGCGGCGCCCTGGTGGCGCGCGGGCGGCTGCTGCACCGCACGCGCTCGACGGCCTTTGCCGAGGCCACCGTCCACGACCAAGAGGGGCGCCTGTGCAGCCAGTCCACCGGCACCTTCCGCTACGTGCCGCGCGCCGACGCCAGCGCCCAGCCGGCCACCGACTGA
- a CDS encoding NADP-dependent oxidoreductase translates to MPRNQQILLDNRPQGEATAANFKLVTTDTPALAQGQVLVRHHYLSLDPYMRGRMNDAKSYAACQPLGEVMQGGTVGEVVESRHPDYHSGDQVVGMGGWQEWSVVDAGQPGMLRKVDTTHVPLSYYLGAVGMPGVTAWYGLTQIIDPKEGQTVVVSAATGAVGSAFVALAKARGCRVVGIAGGPDKCRYATEELGFDECIDHRQHPDLKSMSAALKAACPNGIDGYFENVGGHILDAVLLRSNAFARVAVCGMIAGYDGQPLPLQNPALILINRMRVEGFIVSEHMQLWPQALRELGALVAAGKLRPRESVAEGLAAAPEAFLGMLRGRNFGKQLVKLV, encoded by the coding sequence ATGCCACGCAATCAGCAAATCCTGCTCGACAACCGCCCCCAGGGCGAGGCCACGGCGGCCAACTTCAAGCTGGTCACCACCGACACCCCGGCGCTGGCGCAGGGCCAGGTGCTGGTGCGCCACCACTACCTGAGCCTGGATCCCTATATGCGCGGGCGCATGAACGACGCCAAGAGCTACGCCGCCTGCCAGCCGCTGGGCGAGGTCATGCAGGGCGGCACCGTAGGCGAGGTGGTCGAGAGCCGCCACCCCGACTACCACAGCGGCGACCAGGTGGTCGGCATGGGCGGCTGGCAGGAGTGGAGCGTGGTCGATGCCGGCCAGCCCGGGATGCTGCGCAAGGTGGACACCACGCACGTGCCGCTGTCGTACTACCTGGGCGCCGTGGGTATGCCCGGCGTCACCGCCTGGTATGGCCTGACGCAGATCATCGACCCCAAGGAGGGGCAAACCGTGGTGGTCAGCGCGGCCACCGGCGCCGTGGGCAGCGCCTTCGTCGCCCTTGCCAAGGCGCGGGGCTGCCGCGTGGTCGGCATTGCCGGCGGGCCGGACAAGTGCCGCTACGCCACCGAGGAGCTGGGTTTTGACGAGTGCATCGACCACCGCCAGCACCCGGACTTGAAATCCATGTCCGCCGCCCTGAAGGCCGCCTGCCCGAACGGCATCGATGGCTACTTCGAGAACGTCGGCGGCCACATCCTGGACGCCGTGCTGCTGCGCTCCAACGCGTTTGCCCGCGTGGCCGTGTGCGGAATGATCGCCGGCTACGACGGCCAGCCGCTGCCGCTGCAAAACCCGGCGCTGATCCTGATCAACCGTATGCGGGTCGAGGGCTTCATCGTCAGCGAGCACATGCAGCTGTGGCCGCAGGCGCTGCGCGAGCTGGGCGCCCTGGTGGCAGCCGGCAAGCTGCGTCCGCGCGAGAGCGTCGCTGAAGGCCTGGCCGCAGCGCCCGAGGCCTTTCTGGGCATGTTGCGCGGCAGGAATTTTGGCAAGCAGCTGGTCAAGCTGGTCTGA
- a CDS encoding SDR family oxidoreductase, translating into MIENFEGKVALLTGAGSGFGLECARIGARRGMKLVLVDVQRDALDAAAAEMQALGAEVLARRVDVSDAQQMEQLAADVQQHWGAPHLVFNNAGVGSGGLVWENSVRDWQWVLGVNLWGVIHGVRLFTPMMLDAARADPAWRGHIVNTASMAGLLNPPNMGVYNVSKHAVVSLSETLYHDLSLVTTQVGASVLCPYFVPTGIIASERNRPADMADEQLTPSQRINAAMTVKAVESGRVSAAEVAQKVFDAAAAGQFYIYSHPQALGNVSSRMDAIVQGANPPDPFAERPQVGEQLRAALRGQ; encoded by the coding sequence ATGATCGAGAACTTCGAAGGCAAGGTGGCACTGCTCACGGGCGCCGGATCGGGCTTCGGCCTGGAGTGCGCGCGCATCGGCGCGCGCCGGGGCATGAAGCTGGTGCTGGTCGATGTGCAGCGCGATGCGCTGGACGCCGCCGCTGCCGAGATGCAGGCCCTGGGCGCCGAGGTGCTGGCGCGGCGCGTCGATGTGTCCGATGCCCAGCAGATGGAGCAGCTGGCAGCCGACGTGCAGCAGCACTGGGGCGCGCCGCACCTGGTGTTCAACAACGCCGGCGTCGGCTCGGGCGGGCTGGTCTGGGAGAACTCGGTGCGCGACTGGCAGTGGGTGCTGGGCGTGAACCTGTGGGGCGTGATCCACGGTGTGCGCCTGTTCACGCCCATGATGCTGGACGCCGCCCGCGCCGATCCGGCCTGGCGCGGCCACATCGTCAACACCGCCAGCATGGCCGGCCTGCTCAACCCGCCCAACATGGGCGTCTATAACGTCAGCAAGCACGCCGTGGTCAGCTTGAGCGAGACGCTGTACCACGACCTGTCGCTGGTCACGACCCAGGTGGGCGCCAGCGTGCTGTGCCCCTACTTCGTGCCCACCGGCATCATCGCCAGCGAGCGCAACCGCCCCGCCGACATGGCGGATGAGCAGCTGACACCCAGCCAGCGCATCAACGCGGCGATGACCGTGAAGGCGGTCGAGAGTGGCCGCGTCAGCGCCGCCGAGGTGGCGCAAAAGGTCTTCGACGCGGCGGCGGCAGGCCAGTTCTACATCTACAGCCACCCGCAGGCGCTGGGCAACGTCAGCAGCCGCATGGACGCCATCGTGCAGGGCGCCAACCCGCCCGACCCGTTTGCCGAGCGGCCCCAGGTGGGCGAGCAGCTGCGCGCGGCGCTGCGCGGGCAGTGA
- a CDS encoding C2 family cysteine protease has protein sequence MTIPYDSVEGRARYIDQAILYVDARESWKVGDFGQTIAEYRAITYQGVPLSDAIGVVALAVDKTADGYTLYATSTSGTREFYSARLDHAGSVLEVRALDDRELIQAEIALGTDLNGNGGIGGGTVLYTDSQELDISVNELGQLCIDNGLGTLVPLFFGGAAVTVDTLGDALDITDVLATSNGYQLWVADYQGNVVQVGFSTGGHSSTVTALTPEQVRAAEAARNVDLNNRTDTPLTEGWTAMLQTEAVRGLVEQLTADGQRLGHADLVNIVATAIASVPPGQQVGAALVGDLRAIAARGQALFGQDAESTDYLSFVFDQMVSTSRANSFYTGGQTRASALGSLNAESSAEQLQKLGGKWLLGLDLPNPTTEGDTANPEARAATGVYKVFDAPLFGSAGPQFTDVNQGSAGTCYLMASAAAVAHSKPGAIEAVFVSNGANALGQQTYGVRLYDGRGQTHWVTVNNQLVVASAEDDVPLYSKLANTLTPQDTKLWLPLLEKAYAQMNEQGFLGREAMSNGKNAMWAIEGGFSEAGSYILGTGSWTYSDDAEDVGYQVNHNP, from the coding sequence ATGACCATCCCCTACGACTCCGTTGAAGGCCGTGCGCGCTACATCGACCAGGCCATCCTCTACGTGGACGCGCGCGAAAGCTGGAAGGTGGGCGACTTTGGCCAGACCATCGCCGAGTACCGCGCCATCACCTACCAGGGCGTGCCCCTGAGCGATGCCATCGGCGTGGTGGCCCTGGCGGTGGACAAGACCGCCGACGGCTACACCCTGTATGCCACCTCGACCAGCGGCACGCGCGAGTTCTACAGCGCCCGCCTGGATCACGCGGGCAGCGTGCTGGAGGTGCGCGCGCTGGACGACCGTGAGCTGATCCAGGCCGAGATCGCCCTGGGCACCGACCTGAACGGCAATGGCGGCATCGGCGGCGGCACCGTGCTCTACACCGACAGCCAGGAACTGGACATCAGCGTCAACGAGCTGGGGCAGCTGTGCATCGACAACGGCCTGGGCACGCTGGTGCCGCTGTTCTTTGGTGGCGCTGCCGTCACCGTGGACACCCTGGGCGATGCGCTGGACATCACCGATGTGCTGGCCACCAGCAACGGCTACCAGCTGTGGGTGGCGGACTACCAGGGCAACGTGGTGCAGGTGGGCTTCAGCACCGGCGGGCACAGCAGCACGGTCACGGCGCTCACGCCCGAGCAGGTGCGCGCCGCCGAGGCTGCGCGCAACGTCGATCTGAACAACCGCACCGACACGCCGCTGACCGAGGGCTGGACGGCCATGCTGCAGACCGAGGCCGTGCGCGGCCTGGTCGAGCAGCTCACCGCCGACGGGCAGCGCCTGGGCCATGCCGACCTGGTCAACATCGTGGCCACCGCCATCGCCAGCGTGCCGCCGGGCCAGCAGGTCGGCGCGGCGCTGGTGGGCGACCTGCGCGCCATCGCAGCGCGCGGCCAGGCGCTGTTCGGCCAGGACGCCGAGAGCACGGACTACCTGAGCTTCGTGTTCGACCAGATGGTCAGCACCAGCCGGGCCAACAGCTTCTATACCGGCGGACAGACGCGCGCCAGCGCCCTGGGCAGCCTGAACGCCGAGTCGAGCGCCGAGCAGCTGCAAAAGCTCGGCGGCAAGTGGCTGCTGGGCCTGGACTTGCCCAACCCCACGACCGAGGGCGACACCGCCAACCCCGAGGCGCGCGCCGCCACCGGGGTGTACAAGGTCTTCGACGCGCCGCTGTTCGGCAGCGCCGGGCCGCAATTTACCGACGTCAACCAAGGCTCGGCGGGTACCTGCTACCTGATGGCTTCGGCGGCGGCGGTGGCGCATTCCAAGCCAGGCGCCATCGAGGCGGTGTTCGTCAGCAATGGCGCCAACGCCCTGGGCCAGCAGACCTATGGCGTGCGCCTGTATGACGGGCGCGGGCAGACGCACTGGGTCACCGTGAACAACCAGCTGGTGGTGGCCAGCGCCGAGGACGACGTGCCGCTGTACTCCAAGCTGGCCAACACGCTGACTCCGCAGGACACCAAGCTGTGGCTGCCGCTGCTGGAAAAGGCCTATGCCCAGATGAACGAGCAGGGCTTCCTGGGCCGCGAGGCCATGAGCAACGGCAAGAACGCCATGTGGGCCATTGAGGGCGGCTTCAGTGAGGCCGGCAGCTATATCCTGGGCACGGGTTCGTGGACATACAGCGACGACGCCGAGGACGTCGGCTACCAGGTCAACCACAACCCTTGA
- the ylqF gene encoding ribosome biogenesis GTPase YlqF, which translates to MSIQWFPGHMHLTRKAIGQRIKDIDVVIELLDARLPASSANPLLAELTEGRPTLKVLNKQDLADAARTPAWLDWYNARPGTRAIALDASDTAPARRLIEGCRQLAPTRRGMARPMRVLIVGVPNVGKSTLINTLSARREARTGDEAGITRQEQRIVLDDDFYLWDTPGMLWPRIVVPESGERLAASGAVGRNAYDEEEVAMALLAYLKQHYAALLVARYKLARPEAEIAALHDDELLDLIARKRGAVMSGGRLNLQKAAEIVLTDLRSGSIGRVTLETPDEYAAWLAAAHEREAERAERRAEQRKRDERRARRTGE; encoded by the coding sequence ATGTCCATCCAGTGGTTCCCCGGTCACATGCACCTGACGCGCAAGGCGATCGGCCAGCGCATCAAGGACATCGACGTCGTGATCGAGCTGCTGGATGCGCGCCTGCCGGCCTCCAGCGCCAACCCGCTGCTGGCCGAGTTGACCGAGGGCCGGCCCACGCTCAAGGTGCTCAACAAGCAGGATCTGGCCGATGCCGCGCGCACGCCGGCCTGGCTGGACTGGTACAACGCCCGCCCCGGCACGCGCGCCATTGCGCTCGACGCTTCGGACACGGCCCCGGCGCGCCGGCTGATCGAGGGCTGCCGGCAATTGGCGCCCACGCGCCGGGGCATGGCGCGGCCCATGCGCGTGCTGATCGTGGGCGTGCCCAATGTCGGCAAGTCCACGCTGATCAACACCCTGTCGGCCCGGCGCGAGGCCAGGACTGGCGACGAGGCCGGCATCACCCGGCAGGAGCAGCGCATCGTGCTGGACGATGACTTCTACCTCTGGGACACGCCCGGGATGCTGTGGCCGCGCATCGTCGTGCCCGAAAGCGGCGAGCGCCTGGCTGCCAGCGGCGCCGTGGGGCGCAACGCCTATGACGAGGAGGAGGTGGCCATGGCGCTGCTGGCCTACCTCAAGCAGCACTACGCCGCCTTGCTGGTGGCGCGCTACAAGCTGGCCCGGCCCGAAGCCGAGATCGCTGCGCTGCACGACGATGAGCTGCTGGATTTGATCGCACGCAAGCGCGGCGCGGTCATGAGCGGCGGGCGGCTGAACCTGCAAAAGGCCGCCGAGATCGTGCTGACCGACCTGCGCAGCGGCAGCATCGGGCGCGTGACGCTGGAGACGCCGGACGAATATGCCGCCTGGCTGGCGGCTGCACACGAGCGCGAGGCCGAGCGCGCCGAGCGCCGCGCCGAGCAGCGCAAGCGCGACGAACGCCGGGCGCGCCGCACGGGCGAGTGA
- a CDS encoding pseudouridine synthase, whose amino-acid sequence MQEASCAPSPLPILWRDEHLVAVHKPAGWLVHRTGLDAGETRFVLQTLRDQLGQRVHPAHRLDKGTCGVLLMALHAQAARALAEAFAAQAVDKRYLALVRGWAPARAEVDHALRPHDAAPDAAAQPAHTRLSCLARLELPEASDARFASTRASLVLAEPGTGRRHQIRRHLKHIAHPIIGDATHGKGPLNRWWAARLGQSRLWLHAWQLSLAHPVTGQPLVISSGLSWPGAELGAATAPGHLQDWQHLLTGLPWQAGQLSKP is encoded by the coding sequence ATGCAAGAAGCCTCCTGCGCGCCCTCGCCCCTACCCATTCTGTGGCGCGACGAGCACCTGGTGGCCGTCCACAAGCCCGCCGGCTGGCTGGTACACCGCACCGGGCTGGATGCCGGCGAGACGCGCTTCGTGCTGCAGACGCTGCGTGACCAGCTCGGCCAGCGCGTCCATCCGGCACACCGCCTGGACAAGGGCACTTGCGGGGTGCTGCTCATGGCGCTGCACGCCCAGGCCGCCCGCGCCCTGGCCGAAGCCTTTGCCGCGCAGGCCGTGGACAAGCGCTACCTGGCCCTGGTGCGTGGCTGGGCGCCGGCGCGTGCCGAGGTGGATCACGCCCTGCGCCCGCACGACGCCGCGCCCGATGCCGCAGCGCAGCCAGCCCACACCCGCCTGTCGTGCCTGGCGCGGCTGGAGCTGCCCGAGGCCAGCGATGCACGCTTCGCCAGCACGCGCGCATCGCTGGTGCTGGCCGAGCCGGGCACGGGCCGGCGCCACCAGATCCGGCGCCACCTCAAGCACATCGCCCACCCCATCATCGGCGACGCCACCCACGGCAAGGGGCCGCTGAACCGCTGGTGGGCGGCGCGGCTGGGGCAGTCCCGGCTGTGGCTGCACGCCTGGCAACTCAGCCTGGCGCACCCGGTGACCGGCCAGCCCCTGGTCATCAGCAGCGGCCTGAGCTGGCCAGGTGCCGAGCTGGGTGCAGCCACGGCGCCCGGGCATCTGCAAGACTGGCAGCACCTGCTGACCGGCCTGCCCTGGCAGGCTGGTCAACTCTCGAAACCATAG
- a CDS encoding DHH family phosphoesterase: protein MTATLRSTRLPLSLLLAPCPDDPAPLVLYHGRCADGFAAALAAWRFYGGRAECVGLTHGQVQSLQDLPPLAGRFVYVLDFAFGPELLAAIAAQAARLVLLDHHKSAAEQLAGFECRCGAVHFDMDKSGARLAWDYFFPEQPLPDLVRFVEDRDLWHWRHEQTAGFVAALDLEPFDFARWSEIADFSARQVQDFVARGRAMDEKFRHLAQDVARAAQPLVFNGQAGLMVNAPGAFHSLVGEIVSQRSGSFALMWTVAEDGQVKVGLRSQRGYDCSPLAVSMGGGGHAQACGFRLPAARLPELLSGRFQAVS, encoded by the coding sequence ATGACTGCCACTCTGCGCTCCACCCGGCTGCCGCTGTCCCTGCTGCTGGCTCCTTGCCCTGACGATCCCGCACCGCTGGTGCTCTACCACGGGCGCTGCGCCGACGGCTTTGCCGCCGCGCTGGCGGCCTGGCGCTTCTATGGCGGGCGCGCCGAGTGCGTCGGCCTGACGCATGGCCAGGTGCAGTCGCTGCAGGATTTGCCGCCACTGGCCGGTCGCTTTGTCTATGTGCTGGACTTTGCCTTTGGCCCCGAACTGCTGGCTGCCATAGCCGCCCAGGCGGCGCGGCTGGTGCTGCTGGATCACCACAAGAGTGCCGCCGAGCAGTTGGCCGGCTTCGAGTGCCGCTGCGGCGCCGTGCATTTCGACATGGACAAGTCCGGTGCGCGCCTGGCCTGGGACTACTTTTTTCCCGAACAGCCCCTGCCCGATCTGGTGCGCTTCGTCGAGGATCGCGACCTGTGGCACTGGCGCCATGAGCAGACGGCGGGCTTCGTCGCCGCGCTCGATCTGGAACCGTTCGACTTTGCGCGCTGGAGCGAGATCGCCGATTTCTCTGCCCGGCAGGTGCAGGACTTCGTGGCGCGCGGGCGGGCCATGGACGAGAAATTCCGCCACTTGGCGCAGGACGTGGCACGCGCCGCCCAGCCGCTGGTCTTCAACGGCCAGGCCGGCCTGATGGTCAATGCGCCGGGGGCCTTCCACAGTCTGGTGGGCGAGATCGTCTCGCAGCGCAGCGGCAGCTTTGCCCTGATGTGGACGGTGGCCGAGGACGGTCAGGTCAAGGTCGGCCTGCGTTCGCAGCGCGGCTACGACTGCTCGCCGTTGGCGGTGAGCATGGGCGGCGGCGGCCACGCCCAGGCCTGCGGCTTTCGCCTGCCTGCGGCGCGCCTGCCGGAGCTGCTGTCCGGGCGTTTTCAGGCGGTTTCATGA